Proteins from a single region of Desulfolutivibrio sulfoxidireducens:
- a CDS encoding MarR family winged helix-turn-helix transcriptional regulator has protein sequence MSAALTTDPAGTRPWSGPAGPGGRDDIDLPLCVAAEPEERLAISLYEVARTWRARIDEQLRPLGLSSASWSVIFTLATADKPLSQREIADRLFVECPTVVRLLDRLEKLGWVRRDPAPEDRRRNQVRLTAKILEHDDTIHAMAMRVHREALAGIPEDKLAVALEVLQAIRGRFAP, from the coding sequence GTGAGCGCCGCGCTCACGACCGACCCGGCCGGGACCCGCCCCTGGAGCGGCCCGGCCGGCCCCGGGGGGCGGGACGACATCGACCTGCCCCTGTGCGTCGCCGCCGAACCGGAGGAGCGCCTCGCCATCTCCCTGTACGAGGTGGCGCGCACCTGGCGGGCCAGGATCGACGAACAGTTGCGGCCCTTGGGCCTGTCCAGCGCCTCCTGGAGCGTGATCTTCACCCTGGCCACGGCGGACAAGCCCCTGTCCCAGCGGGAGATCGCGGACCGGCTTTTCGTGGAGTGCCCCACTGTGGTGCGGCTTTTGGACCGGCTGGAGAAACTTGGCTGGGTGCGCCGGGATCCCGCACCCGAAGACCGGCGGCGCAACCAGGTGCGGCTGACCGCCAAGATACTGGAACACGACGACACCATCCATGCCATGGCCATGCGCGTGCACCGGGAGGCCCTGGCGGGCATTCCCGAGGACAAACTCGCCGTGGCCCTGGAGGTGCTCCAGGCCATTCGCGGCCGGTTTGCTCCGTAG